The DNA region cttgaattcttaaattcttgaattcttaaattcttaaaatcttaaatgcAATTTCACCATCACTAGTTTGTTCAAATTTTAGATAACacaaaacatttcatttttgaGTCAtagtttagttaaatttagagaatactaaaatgttgttatttgattatcttaagttaagttaaaattttctagcctaagattttttgttttgaattttagaactagaatttaaaaattccagaaattaacaaatccaaaatttaaaaaaattaagaacatcagagttagtttttaataattagtttaatttttgaccattacaatttttgattttttttttaatttttatatatttgattttttgaacatttgaattttttaatcattattttttctggCAAAACttatttgcatcttttttctATGTGACTCCGAAGGTCTcgacaaaaaatcacttcaataatcgaatcatgaaaaaaaaaatcgttgtcttatttttgattgtcgagctcaaGTATGACCCCCGCGGCCAATATGGCAGGgacgaaacattgaaaaaatgtattttgttatcTAATAggtaataggggaaattctcgtatgtttggcaggttaagcacttgctcctaactccatccaattgggtcctaaaatgatgcttagattgctgatatttttgtttacagggataaagcttatttttctgagtacaatgaccctttgtacgaccacaaagagttcaaaatggatttttaaatcaattttgaaaaattaccctcgcggtccttcttgacagaaaagctcctacttgacagctcgttccaaggggaccatagttgatccatcgaaaaaatgttgtcttgtcaatttttttttttttgagttaaaatgtaaaaaaaagatcagaaatggtttttaatcgtgttttttaccgttgtacataaaaattgacataggactttagtacccaatttgctgattttcactatttaaacaactaattttgcaaaacttttgatagaaacttgcttgctcacttctcattgagctatttgtcactcgatttcagttgaaaacgctttaacttagctttaattgaatgtcaaagttctgacctgccaacattagaggcacgctggaattagatgctgttcccctatgctATTCAAATTGGTCTAAATAGGGGCGCAGAACTCgaaattgatgttaaaaacaagaaaatgaaaaaaaaatatttttttttgttttacttgattcgattatccgaagtcccatacagaccataggataatcgaatctggactgtattttattCTCAGCAAACGACCACGACCAATTTTAGATCAAATTTCTGAGGACGGTGGGGCAactgaaaaaccaaaaaaatataaatttaaaccaatatatacaaaaaaataaacagcatTAAATTGTTGCAAAATTTGGCCTGAAAGACATTAAAATACATCAGCAAtagcgattttttcaaaaagaaatgaattttgttgtaatatttttaagatcatcaaaattccctgacccagctAAAAATTTCCTGTCTTTTCCAggtcaaaataaaattccccGACAATTCCAGGTTTTTCCTGACTTtgccagaaatcgacaccatggttaatttataaatattgtttttttgtttttttttattatttttgaacttttaaattttttaagcttaaattttccgattttttttaacttacaaTTATAGATGTTCCTAACGACTTTTTCCTCTCGTTTACTCCTCTTATTTCATTCTTTCGAGATTATACTTTTTAAGTTTCGGCCTTTTGTagaaattcaatattttcaatcaaataaatacaaaatcagaaaattgtaaatagaaaaaaaaatattttttcgtttcCTTATTTTGGATCGTCAAGCGAAAATAtgacttcaaaaattatttatggGATTTCTTAATTCAAGATGGAAACAAACATGGTGGCGATGGACTATTGAGAATATTACTTTATTTGGTAGTAACAGGCGGGGTCGCTTTTTGACCTTAACAATAAGCAAACAATAAACGATTTTCCatgattcaatttttcaaaagttttttgtagagCTTCCGATGGTCGAAACTTtgaataatcgaggcttcggataaccgagtctTAACTGTGTCATGCATTTTCAAAAGTGTCCAATcaattgtatcattttttttcagtaaaattgtttcaaaataaatttaaaattgaaaaaactcgaaatcgtcaaaaaatacaTCGGACAATTATGCGTTGAACAACGATAAACTACTGATAACACGTGTTATCCCCCTCTCATTTCAGCGACACCGTCCTCGTTTTCCCGTGCGCGGCCGGCCACGTGTCCTGCCTGGACTGCTTCCGCCAGTACTGCGTGTCGCGCCTGCTCGAGCGCCAGTTCCTGGAGCACCCGACCCAGGGCGGCTACACGCTGCGCTGTCCGGTGGGCTGCGACGCGTCCTACATCGAAGATGTACACCACTTTAAGCTACTGTCGAAGGAACAGTACGACCGGTACCAGCGATTCGCGACGGAAGAGTACGTGCTGCGGAACGGTGGCGTTCTGTGTCCCCAGCCGGGTTGCGGAATGGGGTTGCTGGTGGACGCTGACTGTCGCCGGGTGCAGTGCCAGAACGGGTGCGGGTTTGTTTTTTGTAGGAGCTGTCTGCAGGGTTACCACATCGGGGAATGTCTGGAGACGCCCACGGCGAGCTTGGGGACGGCGTCGGGGTATTCTATCGATCCGCTGCGAGCTTCGGAGGCCCGCTGGGACGAAGCGTCCAAGATTGCCATCAAGGTGACGACGAAGCCGTGTCCGCAGTGCCGCACTGCGACGGAACGGGACGGCGGCTGTATGCACATGGTGTGCACCCGGTCCGGCTGCGGGTACGAGTGGTGCTGGGTGTGCCAGACGCCGTGGACTCGCGACTGCATGGCGGCCCATTGGTTCGGATGAGCGGaaaagattttgtttattttgtctaTTTATTTTGCACAACTTTATTGAGATTAGTCGAAATTGCAAGTGATAtacgatttattttatgaaatataaatattttccatcAAAGAATCTATTCAATCCCCCAAAAATCCACCTCACCGGTTACGCACAGACCGCAACACCCGTCAAACCCGAAAATCTCGTTCCTCGTCGTAGAACACCTCCGGCACTGACACGGTTCCACCAGTCCAACCCGCAGCTCCCCGTCCAGCGTCATCCTCGTCCTCAGCAGATTGGCCGTGTTCGGACTCAACCGCATCCCCAAAATCGCAACCAACTCCTCGAACCCGTACCGTCGATCCTCCCGCAACGCTTCCGACAGTGCCCAAATGTAATTCCGCGCCAGCCGGAGAGTTTCAATCTTCGACAGCTTCTGGGGCGCCGTGTGGTCACACCTGGTCACGGTCAGCTGCTGCGGAAGTGGCACGCAGCTGCGCAACCTGTCCAGCGCGTCGTTCAGCCCGTGCATCCGGTTCCGTTCGCGCTGGTTTGCCTTGGTCCGTCGGCTGCTGGTGGCAGGTTCCGTCCGCGGTCTAGATTGGCTGATTTTCATCGTGATACTGAATGGGGACTGAGAAGGTGGCGCATTTTCCGGGCTAATCTAATTTTCGTTTTCCCCCCTCAGGTTTTCCACGAATCACGTGGTGGTGGCTGGTTATCAGTTCTTTTTTGATGGGGGCACTTCAAACGGGACGCTGATAAGGATGTTTACGGTTGCTTTTAGTTTGCATAATTGGGATTAATAAATAGTAATTGCTGAAAGGGGAAAAGCTATTACCCTCTGCTAAAAGTTCTtcgaaatatttcttgaaaaaaaataatcaaattaatcgggaatcatttttttctattgtgATTGGATCAAGAATcaaatacagtcatgccccggtcgttcagctgcctcggctAAGAACGGTCCAGTGCTACAATCATATTAAAATCCAAACTATATAAAATATAGTggtttggaatcgggatgatatcACCTATCCATCGCAGAGatatttacatgaaaatttacaaaaatacgtaattttcctgtattttgaattgcaatgtttctcgaaaaaaatactcgaaataaTTGTTATGGCAATATGCATAATTTTTTCGCTGAAATTCAATAaagtttttctgaattttcatcgactgaaatttcagtaaacgatgCAGTAATTTAGATTGTACTGAATTTCCAGttaagccgggaccgtggtgtaggggtaagcgtgattgcctctcacccagtcggcctgggttcgatcccagacggtcccggtggcatttttcgagacgagatttgtctgatcacgccttccgtcggaagggaagtaaatgttggtcccggactaacctaaaaaaaaaggttaggtcgttagctcagtccaggtgtaggagtcgtctcccctgggtcctgcctcggtggagtcgctggtaggcagttggactaacaatccaaaggtcgtcagttcgaatcccggggtggatggaagctaaggtgtaaaaagaggtttgcaattgcctcaacaatcaagccttcgaacacctagtttcgagtaggaatctcgcaatcgagaacgccaaggcaatgctgtaga from Culex quinquefasciatus strain JHB chromosome 3, VPISU_Cqui_1.0_pri_paternal, whole genome shotgun sequence includes:
- the LOC6049105 gene encoding neurogenic differentiation factor 1 — encoded protein: MKISQSRPRTEPATSSRRTKANQRERNRMHGLNDALDRLRSCVPLPQQLTVTRCDHTAPQKLSKIETLRLARNYIWALSEALREDRRYGFEELVAILGMRLSPNTANLLRTRMTLDGELRVGLVEPCQCRRCSTTRNEIFGFDGCCGLCVTGEVDFWGIE